The following proteins are co-located in the Canis lupus dingo isolate Sandy chromosome 31, ASM325472v2, whole genome shotgun sequence genome:
- the SLC19A1 gene encoding reduced folate transporter, giving the protein MVPSSPLAQKQAALEPEPGPDAERKPWRCLVFYLCFYGFMAQLRPGESFITPYLLGPDKNFTLEQVTNEITPVLSYCYLLVLVPVFLLTDYLRYKPVLVLQGLSYVAVWLLLLLGTSVRHMQCMELFYSVTMAARIAYSSYVFSLVRPARYQRMAGYSRAAVLLGVFTSSVLGQLLVTLGRVSFSTLNYVSLGLLIFSLVLALFLKRPRRSLFFNRDGPARSGASPSELDRMNPDAPRGAARLGAWRDWTLVRMLRELGDSLRQPQLRLWSLWWVFNSAAYYLIVYYAHILWNVVHTTTVYNGAADAASTLLGAITSFSAGFVKIRWALWAKLVIASVTAVQAGLVFLMYSTNSIWLCYVAFVLFRGAYQFLVPIATFQIASSLSKELCALVFGVNTFLATVLKTIITLIVSDKRGLGLPVHSQFLIYFGYFLVLFVIYLLGAILVIVQHIQEARRAPPEPG; this is encoded by the exons ATGGTGCCCTCCAGCCCGCTGGCGCAGAAGCAGGCGGCCCtggagccggagccggggccgGACGCGGAGCGCAAGCCCTGGAGGTGCCTGGTGTTCTACTTGTGCTTCTACGGCTTCATGGCCCAGCTGCGGCCCGGGGAGAGCTTCATCACGCCCTACCTCCTGGGCCCCGATAAGAACTTCACGCTGGAGCAG GTCACCAACGAGATCACGCCGGTGCTGTCGTACTGCTACCTGCTGGTGCTGGTGCCCGTGTTCCTGCTCACCGACTACCTGCGCTACAAGCCGGTGCTGGTGCTGCAGGGCCTGAGCTACGTGGCcgtgtggctgctgctgctgctgggcacGTCGGTGCGGCACATGCAGTGCATGGAGCTCTTCTACAGCGTCACCATGGCCGCGCGCATCGCCTACTCCTCCTACGTCTTCTCGCTCGTGCGCCCCGCCCGCTACCAGCGCATGGCCGGCTACTCGCGCGCCGCCGTGCTGCTCGGCGTCTTCACCAGCTCCGTGCTGGGCCAGCTGCTCGTCACCCTGGGCCGGGTGTCCTTCTCCACGCTCAACTACGTCTCGCTGGGCCTCCTCATCTTCAGCCTGGTCCTCGCCCTGTTCCTGAAGCGCCCCCGGCGCAGCCTCTTCTTCAACCGCGACGGCCCGGCCCGGAGCGGGGCCTCGCCCTCCGAGCTGGACCGCATGAACCCGGACGCCccgcggggcgcggcgcggctgGGGGCCTGGCGGGACTGGACGCTGGTGCGCATGCTCCGGGAGCTGGGGGACAGCCTGCGGCAGCCGCAGCTGCGCCTCTGGTCCCTCTGGTGGGTCTTTAACTCGGCGGCCTACTACCTGATCGTCTACTACGCGCACATCCTGTGGAACGTGGTCCACACCACCACCGTCTACAACGGCGCGGCCGACGCGGCGTCCACGCTGCTGG GTGCCATCACCTCCTTCTCCGCGGGCTTCGTGAAGATCCGCTGGGCGCTGTGGGCGAAGCTGGTGATCGCGAGCGTGACGGCGGTGCAGGCGGGGCTGGTGTTCCTCATGTACAGCACCAACAGCATCTGGCTGTGCTACGTGGCCTTCGTGCTCTTCCGTGGGGCCTACCAGTTCCTGGTGCCCATCGCCAC TTTTCAGATCGCGTCTTCCCTCTCTAAGGAGCTCTGTGCCCTGGTCTTCGGGGTCAACACATTCCTCGCCACCGTCCTCAAGACCATCATCACCCTCATTGTTTCTGACAAGCGGGGCCTGGGCCTCCCGGTCCACTCGCAG